A genome region from Streptomyces durmitorensis includes the following:
- a CDS encoding DUF6009 family protein produces MSAIPQEGDLVQEAEVVWLEDTEDLDYVRQALDKVSTRKGKPRYERDGRMIGYSNLAPNAPRSADSGLFARRTFYLLPHDRPNRPDDPECPYRVGSPLEAIDPRTVKAGKTGTKTPRSQATGEIAPARS; encoded by the coding sequence ATGAGCGCGATTCCGCAGGAAGGCGATCTCGTCCAGGAAGCCGAGGTCGTGTGGCTGGAGGACACCGAGGACCTCGACTATGTCCGCCAGGCCCTGGACAAGGTCAGTACCCGTAAGGGCAAACCGCGCTACGAGCGGGACGGCCGGATGATCGGTTACTCGAACCTGGCACCGAACGCGCCCCGCAGCGCCGACAGCGGCCTCTTCGCCCGCCGCACCTTCTACCTGCTGCCGCACGACCGCCCCAACCGGCCCGACGACCCCGAATGCCCCTACCGGGTCGGCTCACCACTGGAAGCCATCGACCCCCGCACAGTCAAAGCAGGCAAGACCGGAACAAAAACCCCCCGGTCCCAAGCCACCGGCGAGATAGCCCCAGCCCGCTCGTGA
- a CDS encoding DNA primase family protein, with protein sequence MSAEPARFDAEAAAAQIHQQSLDLALPEPHPSLPAQQTDARYPPAAAPDVLMPSSLTDRGNAKLFARLYRDQFRYVIGMGWHCWDEYRWKLTGGDEAAVWAAGEMAEQIPEHDPRGQFSDRALAAHRRHSESTSGLKALLYQAQAAPGLRLDPEVLDGDIYALCTPAGAVDLRTGTLRKPDPLTDMHSRATLVAPHAMPIPRWESFLRDTFGDDAKGLETTRFLHLLLGYSITGDVGAQVLPFLYGSGANGKSVLLEVMTQILGDYANAAPPGFLMEKGKFTEHSTELTELHGRRIVVCSELKPNDKFNEARVKLLTGGDTITARRMRQNFFTFTPTHKLWLLGNHRPEVGTGGYAFWRRMRIIPFERSVPDERKIDNLAAELVRDEGPGILHWLIEGAKRYLATRDSLTGPASVRVATAAYETTEDHVGRFLTECCTKDPNRSANSDLRVEQKLLYETYGRWCSDEGIRPSTSRAFASRIRQELGLASPAEMIKNNATKLYPGLGLLTDDSSAGDGGGRL encoded by the coding sequence CCCGCACGCTTCGACGCCGAAGCGGCCGCCGCCCAGATCCACCAGCAGAGCCTCGACCTCGCGCTGCCAGAGCCGCATCCCAGCCTCCCGGCCCAGCAGACCGATGCCCGCTACCCTCCCGCGGCCGCCCCGGACGTGCTGATGCCCAGCTCCCTGACCGACCGGGGCAACGCCAAGCTCTTCGCCCGCCTCTACCGCGACCAGTTCCGCTACGTCATCGGCATGGGCTGGCATTGCTGGGACGAGTACCGCTGGAAACTGACCGGCGGCGACGAGGCAGCGGTATGGGCAGCGGGGGAGATGGCCGAGCAGATCCCCGAGCACGACCCCCGGGGCCAGTTCAGTGACCGCGCGCTGGCCGCGCACCGTCGGCACTCCGAATCGACCTCAGGACTCAAGGCGCTCCTCTACCAGGCACAGGCCGCACCCGGCCTGCGCCTGGACCCGGAAGTCCTGGACGGCGACATCTACGCCCTGTGCACCCCGGCCGGGGCAGTGGACCTCCGTACAGGGACGCTCCGCAAGCCGGACCCGCTGACGGACATGCACTCACGGGCCACGCTCGTGGCCCCCCATGCCATGCCCATCCCGCGTTGGGAGAGCTTCCTGCGCGACACCTTCGGGGACGACGCGAAGGGTTTGGAGACCACCCGCTTCCTGCATCTGCTGCTCGGCTACTCGATCACCGGAGACGTCGGCGCGCAGGTCCTGCCCTTCCTCTACGGCTCGGGCGCCAACGGCAAGTCGGTGCTGCTGGAGGTGATGACGCAGATCCTGGGCGACTACGCGAACGCAGCCCCACCAGGGTTCTTGATGGAAAAGGGCAAGTTCACCGAGCACTCCACGGAACTGACCGAGCTCCACGGCCGGCGCATCGTGGTGTGCAGCGAGCTCAAGCCCAACGACAAGTTCAACGAGGCCCGCGTCAAGCTTCTCACCGGCGGCGACACCATCACCGCCCGGCGGATGCGGCAGAACTTCTTCACCTTCACCCCCACGCACAAGCTGTGGCTCCTGGGCAACCACCGTCCCGAAGTCGGCACCGGCGGCTACGCGTTCTGGCGGCGCATGCGGATCATCCCGTTCGAGCGCAGCGTGCCCGACGAGCGGAAGATCGACAACCTGGCCGCCGAACTCGTCCGCGACGAGGGGCCTGGCATCCTGCACTGGCTGATCGAGGGGGCCAAGCGCTACCTGGCCACCCGCGACTCCCTCACCGGACCGGCCTCCGTCCGGGTGGCGACCGCCGCCTACGAGACCACCGAGGATCACGTCGGCCGCTTCCTCACCGAATGCTGCACCAAGGACCCGAACCGCAGCGCCAACTCTGATCTGCGCGTCGAGCAGAAGCTGCTGTATGAAACCTACGGGCGCTGGTGCTCGGACGAAGGAATCAGACCTTCCACCAGCCGTGCCTTCGCCAGCCGCATCCGGCAGGAACTCGGCCTTGCCTCACCCGCAGAAATGATCAAGAACAACGCGACCAAGCTGTACCCCGGCCTCGGGCTGCTCACGGACGACAGCTCCGCCGGTGATGGAGGCGGGCGGTTGTGA